One Cryptomeria japonica chromosome 9, Sugi_1.0, whole genome shotgun sequence genomic window carries:
- the LOC131064352 gene encoding uncharacterized protein LOC131064352, whose protein sequence is MGSAYDEFSNLSRSENHREILLGKGCEYDKYLRSLVVMQGENPAGAWIANRKSIQEIKEQMKKGEEEGKNCSELISLLKTNSSPDFCAERCVRLQIGLLTRVELGRELDVERELNVHKCSRKMTVVSIIAVIIELSSFIQDQVDADNMVDSIMEACSQAWNIMDIIEISDNEAVELSNTANILFQNLHKTHKWLDYNLPTSRTMERAPATVKEAMESLFEKGKQISNDYQSKKWSETVAGFSLYKLGVYMNYQSTNAEVILNKLHGMLADVIGSCTVKAVGVLMEDCKKQASLYEEKNILKIAGVAGKVKGLTENLGWKLKWIVDEETQSLQTILARDQVPAIQKYATFQMR, encoded by the coding sequence ATGGGTTCAGCATATGATGAATTCTCCAATCTATCTAGAAGTGAAAATCACAGAGAAATTCTGTTGGGGAAGGGCTGTGAGTATGATAAATATTTGAGATCATTGGTTGTCATGCAGGGTGAGAATCCTGCCGGGGCATGGATAGCCAACAGAAAATCAATACAGGAGATAAAGGAACAGATGAAGAAAGGGGAAGAAGAGGGGAAAAACTGCAGTGAATTAATATCTTTGCTAAAAACCAATTCTTCGCCAGATTTTTGTGCTGAAAGATGTGTGAGGCTCCAAATTGGTCTTCTTACCAGAGTGGAGTTAGGAAGGGAGCTAGATGTTGAAAGGGAACTGAATGTGCACAAGTGTTCCCGGAAGATGACAGTGGTCTCAATAATTGCTGTCATCATTGAACTTTCCTCTTTTATTCAGGATCAAGTTGATGCTGATAATATGGTGGATTCAATTATGGAAGCTTGCTCTCAAGCATGGAATATAATGGACATAATTGAAATTTCTGATAATGAAGCAGTTGAACTCAGTAACACAGCAAACATTCTCTTCCAAAATCTGCATAAAACACATAAATGGCTCGATTACAATCTTCCAACCAGCAGGACTATGGAGAGGGCCCCTGCAACGGTCAAAGAAGCCATGGAGAGTCTTTTtgagaaaggaaaacaaatatCCAATGATTACCAGTCAAAAAAGTGGAGTGAAACAGTAGCAGGTTTCAGCTTATATAAGCTGGGAGTATACATGAATTACCAGTCTACTAATGCAGAGGTAATCCTCAATAAATTGCATGGTATGTTGGCAGATGTGATAGGGTCTTGCACAGTAAAAGCAGTGGGTGTGCTAATGGAGGATTGCAAGAAACAAGCATCTCTGTATGAagagaaaaatattttgaaaattgcaGGAGTTGCTGGGAAAGTAAAGGGTCTTACTGAAAatttgggatggaaattaaaatgGATTGTAGACGAAGAGACTCAATCCCTTCAAACCATATTGGCAAGAGACCAGGTACCTGCAATCCAAAAGTATGCAACCTTTCAGATGAGATAG